One Gossypium arboreum isolate Shixiya-1 chromosome 13, ASM2569848v2, whole genome shotgun sequence genomic window, AGATCCCACACTCAATTTATTTATATGACTTGGcttcatatatttatattttattttgggaTGGGCTCCAAAAAGGACTTCGCTTCATTGGCGAGTCATTTCAAAGAGAGAATATGAAATAAGATAAGGTTAAAAAGGCGAAAGtggcttaattaaaacaaaaaggtAAACCAAAGTCTTCGATTGTAGGGAAGATTAACCGAAACTACTACCCCTAATATGAAACAGAATATGAAACTTCCCAGTCGGCATCTTTTTCATTATAAATACTCCTACAAAGCCCCAACCCCTTTTTATCTcaagtcttcacttttaatcaAACCAAGTTTCGAACATATTCTTTCACCACCACCGTCCTTGtattcctttttcttttagtGTTATTCGGAGATGCTGAGCCATTTGCTCCACGCCGTAGCCGGTGACGACAATGGGAACAAGAAGATGAAACCGGAAAAGATCAAAGGCACTGTTATTTTGATGAAGAAAAATGTTTTGGATTTCAATGACTTCCATGCATCTTTTCTTGATGGGTTTCATGAGCTGTTAGGCAAAAGAGTTTCATTTCAGCTTATCAGTTCTCAACAAGTCGATGCTGgtgaatttctttttctttttgtttcatcCAAGAagctgaaaaataataatattattttatcaaaGCATATTTGTTATTTTGTCTCTTAAAGTCAAAACAAAAGCCTGCCATTGTTAATCAATAGTttatagttattttatttttcttcattaaCGACCACTACCCTTTTATACACTGACACGTACATATCATTTTTAACCTCAGGAAATTTTTTATTATCATTGTTGATGAAATatattgaacttttttttttttgttctgttCAAGGGAATGATTTTTCTTTtagcatagaaaataataatgcAGTAAACAGTAAAAAAAAATGCATTTTCATATGAAATGTCAAGCACTAATTAATATTAGTCCTAGTCTAataattaaatttgttttatatttttagataatGGGTTGCAAGGGAAGCTGGGGAAAGAAGCATATTTGGAGGACTGGAACTCTACAGAAACATCGGCAGTGGCTGGAGAATCTAAATTTGACGTTAACTTTGATTTCGAGGAGGAAATCGGATTACCTGGAGCATTCCTCATTAGAAACAATCATCACAGTGAGTTCTACCTCAAAACTCTCACCCTCGAACATGTTCCAGGTCATGGTCGGCTTCACTTTGTCTGCAATTCTTGGGTTTATCCCGACAAGAAATACGATAACCCTCGAGTTTTCTTCACTAACAAGGTCAGTTCTTCGATTGTTTTTCTCTTTGGGAGTTTCAGTTTTTCTTTTGGCTAAAATCGTAGtttaaaatgtttgattttttttcagACGTATCTTCCGCATGAGATGCCGAAGCCGCTGCTTCAATACAGAGAACAAGAGCTGATGGCCTTGAGAGGCAATGGCCAAGGAGAGCTTCAAGAATCGGATCGTATCTATGACTACGCTTATTACAATGATTTGGGGAACCCCGACAAGGGCCCCGAATATGCCCGCCCAGTTCTCGGAGGATCTGCCAAGTACCCCTATCCTCGTAGGGGAAGAACTGGTAGACCTCCGGCCAAGTCAGGTGAGGATCCCATACCAAATATATGTGGGTTAAGAATAAATGGATCATTGAATTTGTTGTGACAAGGTTTTGCTGTTATTGTAATAATCGAATAGATCCCAAGACTGAGAGTAGGATACCACTTTTGATGAGCTTAAACATTTATGTTCCAAGAGATGAACGATTTGGACACTTGAAGATGTCGGATTTCCTTGCTTATGCACTGAAATCTATAGTTCAATTCATAGTCCCAGAGCTTCAAGATCTAACTGATAAAACTCACAACGAATTTGACTCATTGGAGGATGTTCTTAAACTCTACTATGGTGGAGTTAAGCTTCCTTCTGGACCTTTGCTTGACAATATCATCAACAACATCCCCTTGGAGATGCTCAAAGAAATTTTCCGAACTGATGAAGCCCAACTGTTAAAATTTCCTGTGCCTCAAGTCATTCAAGGTTTGCATTAAATGTATTACTAATTTCAGAGTTAAATATCTTTATTGTTGATTCCAGTCATTTACTTACTTAGATATTTTTTAATGAATTGGAGCAGACAGTAAGACTGCATGGAGGACTGATGAAGAATTCGCCAGAGAAATGCTGGCTGGAGTTAACCCTGTTATAATCCGTCTTCTTCAAGTAATTTTTTTATCTGGAAATCTGTTCAATTCTTAAAATTTACcatatgttaaatatatatattctctGGTTTCAGGAATTTCCTCCTAAAAGCAACCTAGATCCAAAAGTATATGGTAATCAAAACAGTGCCATAACCAAGGAACACATTGAGCACAACCTAGAGGGACTAACAGTAGAAAAGGTGAGAATTCGAATACCCCAGAATTAATGTTATTTGGATTATCCTTTTCAAATCAGTTTAACTTGAAAGGATTTGGTTGAACAGGCACTGAGAACCAACAGGTTATTCATATTGGATCATCATGATTCACTTATGCCGTACCTGCGGAGGATAAACACTACGACAACCAAGACTTATGCATCTCGAACCATCTTGCTTTTACGCAATGATGGCACTTTGAAGCCATTGGTGATTGAATTGAGTTTGCCACATCCGGATGGGGATCAACTAGGTGCTGTTAGCAAGGTTTACACACCTACAGAACATGGAGTTGAAGGTTCAATATGGCAGTTGGCTAAAGCTTATGTTGCTGTAAATGACTCTGGTGTTCATCAACTCATAAGCCATTGGTATGAATATATAAAATAGCATGTATGCATCGATTAGCTTCGATCTAAGAGGATGGTTTATGTTTATGGTTTTTTTAATCTATTTACAGGCTGAACACTCATGCAACAATGGAGCCATTCGTGATTGCAACGAACCGACAACTTAGTGTAGTTCATCCAATTTATAAGCTTCTCTATCCTCACTTCCGGGACACGATGAACATCAATGCCTTTGCTAGGCAGATTCTGATTAATGGAGGTGGTGTCCTGGAATTAACAGTTTTTCCTGGAAAGTATGCAATGGAAATGTCA contains:
- the LOC108464242 gene encoding probable linoleate 9S-lipoxygenase 5 — translated: MLSHLLHAVAGDDNGNKKMKPEKIKGTVILMKKNVLDFNDFHASFLDGFHELLGKRVSFQLISSQQVDADNGLQGKLGKEAYLEDWNSTETSAVAGESKFDVNFDFEEEIGLPGAFLIRNNHHSEFYLKTLTLEHVPGHGRLHFVCNSWVYPDKKYDNPRVFFTNKTYLPHEMPKPLLQYREQELMALRGNGQGELQESDRIYDYAYYNDLGNPDKGPEYARPVLGGSAKYPYPRRGRTGRPPAKSDPKTESRIPLLMSLNIYVPRDERFGHLKMSDFLAYALKSIVQFIVPELQDLTDKTHNEFDSLEDVLKLYYGGVKLPSGPLLDNIINNIPLEMLKEIFRTDEAQLLKFPVPQVIQDSKTAWRTDEEFAREMLAGVNPVIIRLLQEFPPKSNLDPKVYGNQNSAITKEHIEHNLEGLTVEKALRTNRLFILDHHDSLMPYLRRINTTTTKTYASRTILLLRNDGTLKPLVIELSLPHPDGDQLGAVSKVYTPTEHGVEGSIWQLAKAYVAVNDSGVHQLISHWLNTHATMEPFVIATNRQLSVVHPIYKLLYPHFRDTMNINAFARQILINGGGVLELTVFPGKYAMEMSSIIYKSWNLFDQALPRNLMKRGVAVDDKSSPNGLRLLIKDYPYAVDGLEIWFAIEKWVKDYCSFYYKTDEMVQQDPELQAWWKELREEGHGDKKDEPWWPKMQTREELIDSCTIIIWVASALHAAVNFGQYPYAGYLPNRPTISRRFMPEKGTPEYTELESNPDKVFLKTITAQLQTLLGISLIEILSRHSSDEVYLGQRANPEWTSDETPLAAFDEFRKRLTGIEERIVEMNNDEQLKNRVGPVNMPYTLLYPTSEGGLTGKGIPNSVSI